The window ATCTTTGATTCGATCATTTGAATCATCTGCTTTAACTGCTTTTCATATTCTTTATGCCTCTTTTCCATAAGTTGAGATAACTCAGAATTGGAATTTTCTACCAATTCCAACAACTTCATTCGTTCTTCTTTCTGATCACGAAAGTCCTTGTTTGCTCTTTGTAATTCCTGGAATATTTCATTTGTATATGGCCGGTTGCCATTTGAATTCATGACCTGATCCACCATTGCAAGAAGATTCTTTCGTTGTTGAGTTTGCTTCTCTTGATCCTTTGTCCTGTTATCAAATAAAACTTTTCGATTGTTACAGACCCGAAGGATTTCCTGCATGAAGAAAAAACATACCCATAATTCAGAATCTGGAATCTTAAGAAGAACTCACAAATAAATAGTCGTACGTACCTGAAGAGATTCAGAATTCTGACTAAccaaataatcatcaaaagacTCTGCTTCTTCCTCTTCTAAGTAATCTCCACCGGTAAACACAACAATCATGTAGTCATAGATCTTTACTCCGAAAAGTTCCTTGAGACACTGAATAACGGCTATTTCTTCCTTAGAAAACCGACTTCTCAGAGAAAAAACCACGAGGATAGAATGAACACCAGCACTAGCCATTCGGAAGCATTCGAGTATTTCACTTGCAATAGTTTTATGGTCAAGTGAACTATCAAATAATCCTGAATGTGCATGCAAATGATTAAATTTGTGGataataaatgaatgaatgttGATATTACATACATATATACTTACCAGGTGTATCAATAACAGTAAGAGTTTGACCGACTGGAAACATTGTTTGTTGTAGTTTAGTAGTAAGTGTAACACCAGATATGCTACTCTTTGAAACGAATGATTTTCTCCCCAATATGGAGTTCCCAGTTGCACTCTTTCCGTTTCCAGTTCGCCCGACCAAGAGAACCGTTCGATGATCATCACCAGCTCCATTTGATGGTAAATCAAAACCCAATTCCTCATCATTGAAGATAACTCCTaccattatattattaatctacctcaaagaacaacaacaaaatgaaTCAATGAACCAAAGATATTAGTTGTATCTGCGATGGTGATGGTTATCGAAGAGAGTGAGAGAGAATAGGAATTTGGTTTCatcttttaagtttttatatatttttttatttaattttttttacataaaatacagaatattcattttttatctattaatatatttaaattattttttattaataaacaaaatatatatatatatataatataatagttttgatataaaaaccaaaaaatctaattttaaaaaaatttatgaataatttttgttgaagtaaaaaattatttaaaaattagttaaatttgagctagtttgattcaacttcaatttgttattatttcagtttatttatttgttaagttTACAGCTTATTAAGtctagattatttattttttatatttataatattatttaataataatattatatatatatatataacattatat is drawn from Impatiens glandulifera chromosome 3, dImpGla2.1, whole genome shotgun sequence and contains these coding sequences:
- the LOC124930146 gene encoding immune-associated nucleotide-binding protein 9-like, with the translated sequence MVGVIFNDEELGFDLPSNGAGDDHRTVLLVGRTGNGKSATGNSILGRKSFVSKSSISGVTLTTKLQQTMFPVGQTLTVIDTPGLFDSSLDHKTIASEILECFRMASAGVHSILVVFSLRSRFSKEEIAVIQCLKELFGVKIYDYMIVVFTGGDYLEEEEAESFDDYLVSQNSESLQEILRVCNNRKVLFDNRTKDQEKQTQQRKNLLAMVDQVMNSNGNRPYTNEIFQELQRANKDFRDQKEERMKLLELVENSNSELSQLMEKRHKEYEKQLKQMIQMIESKMTEANLILKQQLAEEKVARLKAENDAKKTKEKITNEIDSLNKDLEKARVTNEMDNLKKDLEKTRFTIELDSLKKDLEKARAELGKRGCTIM